In Neisseria perflava, the DNA window CCTGCGTCGGTACTGACTCACATACGCCGCACGTCGATTCACTGGGCGTGATTTCCGTAGGCGTGGGCGGTTTGGAAGCCGAAACCGTAATGTTGGGCCGTGCATCCATGATGCGTCTGCCTGATATTGTTGGCGTTGAGCTGACCGGCAAACGCCAGCCGGGCATTACTGCTACCGACATCGTGTTGGCACTGACCGAATTTTTGCGTAAAGAGCGCGTGGTTGGCGCATTTGTCGAATTTTTCGGTGAGGGCGCAAGAAGTCTGTCCATCGGCGACCGTGCCACCATTTCCAACATGACCCCCGAGTTCGGCGCGACTGCCGCGATGTTCGCTATTGATGAGCAAACCATTGATTATTTGAAACTGACCGGTCGCGATGACGCGCAAGTGAAATTGGTGGAAACCTACGCCAAAACCGCAGGCTTGTGGGCAGATGCCTTGAAAACCGCCGTTTATCCGCGCGTTTTGAAATTTGATTTGAGCAGCGTAACCCGTAACATGGCAGGTCCAAGTAACCCACATGCCCGTTTTGCGACCGCCGATTTGGCCAGCAAAGGCTTGGCTAAACCTTATGAAGAGCCTTCAGACGGCCAAATGCCTGATGGTGCAGTGATTATTGCCGCGATTACTTCATGTACCAATACTTCCAATCCGCGCAACGTTGTCGCCGCCGCGCTGTTGGCACGCAATGCGAACCGTCTCGGCTTGAAACGTAAACCTTGGGTGAAATCTTCGTTTGCCCCGGGTTCAAAAGTAGCCGAAATCTATTTGAAAGAAGCAGGCCTGCTGCCTGAAATGGAAAAACTCGGCTTCGGTATCGTTGCCTTCGCATGTACCACCTGTAACGGCATGAGCGGCGCGCTGGATCCGAAAATTCAGCAGGAAATCATCGACCGCGATTTGTACGCTACCGCCGTATTGTCCGGCAACCGAAACTTCGACGGCCGCATCCATCCGTATGCGAAACAGGCTTTCCTCGCTTCGCCTCCGTTGGTCGTTGCCTACGCGCTGGCAGGCAGCATCCGTTTCGATATTGAAAACGACGTACTCGGCGTTGCAGACGGCAAAGAAATCCGCCTGAAAGATATTTGGCCTACCGACGAAGAAATCGATGCCATCGTGGCCGAATATGTGAAACCGCAACAATTCCGCGACGTTTATATCCCGATGTTCGACACCGGCACAGCGCAAAAAGCACCAAGCCCGCTATACGACTGGCGTCCAATGTCCACCTACATCCGCCGCCCACCTTACTGGGAAGGCGCACTGGCAGGGGAACGTACATTGAGCGGTATGCGTCCGCTGGCGATTTTGCCCGACAACATCACCACCGACCACCTCTCGCCATCCAATGCGATTTTGGCCAGCAGTGCTGCAGGCGAATATTTAGCAAAAATGGGTTTGCCTGAAGAAGACTTCAACTCTTACGCAACCCACCGCGGCGACCACTTGACCGCCCAACGCGCAACCTTCGCCAATCCGAAACTGTTTAACGAAATGGTGAGAAACGAAGACGGCAGCGTACGCCAAGGTTCTCTGGCACGCGTTGAACCTGAAGGCAAAACCATGCGTATGTGGGAAGCCATCGAAACCTATATGAACCGCAAACAGCCGCTCATCATCATTGCCGGTGCGGACTACGGTCAAGGCTCAAGCCGCGACTGGGCTGCAAAAGGCGTACGCCTCGCCGGCGTGGAAGCGATTGTTGCCGAAGGCTTCGAGCGTATCCACCGCACTAACTTGATCGGTATGGGCGTGTTGCCGCTGCAGTTCAAACCGGGTACCAACCGCCACACCCTGCAACTGGACGGTACGGAAACCTACGACGTTGTCGGCGAACGCACACCGCGCTGCGACCTGACCCTCGTGATTCACCGTAAAAACGGCGAAACCGTCGAAGTTCCGGTTACCTGCCGCCTCGATACCGCAGAAGAAGTATTGGTATATGAAGCCGGTGGCGTGTTGCAACGCTTCGCACAAGACTTCTTAGAAGGAAATGCAGCGTAAGGTAAATCGGGTATCGTCAAAATACCCGGACTACGCTCAAAAAGGTTTTCAGACGGCCTTGAATGTTTGAGAGGCCGTCTGAAAAAACCATACTAGAAATACAAAGGAGAACTCGAAATGCCGCAAATTAAAATTCCAGCCGTTTACTACCGCGGCGGTACATCCAAAGGCATTTTCTTCAAACGCACCGATCTGCCGGCCGCTGCGCAGGAAGCAGGCGAGGCACGCGACAAAATCCTCTTGCGCGTACTCGGCAGCCCCGACCCTTACGGCAAACAGATTGACGGTTTGGGTAATGCCAGTTCGTCCACCAGCAAAGCCGTGATTTTGGACAAATCCGAACGTACCGATCACGATGTCGATTACTTGTTCGGACAAGTTTCCATCGACAAACCTTTTGTCGATTGGAGCGGCAACTGCGGTAATCTGACCGCCGCCGTGGGCGCATTTGCCATCGAACAAGGTTTGGTCGATAAATCCAAAATCCCTTCAGACGGCCTGTGTACCGTCAAAATTTGGCAGAAAAACATCGGCAAAACCATTATTGCCCATGTGCCGATGCAAAACGGCGCAGTTTTGGAAACAGGCGATTTTGAGCTTGACGGCGTAACGTTCCCGGCAGCCGAAGTACAAATTGAATTTTTAGATCCAGCCGACGGCGAAGGCAGTATGTTCCCAACCGGCAATTTGGTTGATGAAATTGATGTGCCGAATATAGGCCGTCTGAAAGCCACGCTTATCAATGCCGGTATTCCAACCATTTTCCTAAATGCCGCAGATTTGGGCTACACAGGCAAAGAGTTGCAAGACGACATCAACAACGATGCCGCGGCTCTGGAAAAATTTGAAACCATCCGCGCTTATGGCGCGCTGAAAATGGGCTTGATCAGCGACGTATCCGAAGCTGCCACCCGCGCCCATACTCCGAAAGTCGCTTTTGTCGCTCCGGCGGCAGATTACACCGCTTCAAGCGGCAAAACCGTCAAAGCAGCCGACATCGACTTATTGGTACGCGCGCTGAGCATGGGCAAATTGCACCACGCCATGATGGGTACTGCTTCAGTTGCCATCGCTACCGCTGCCGCCGTGCCCGGTACGCTGGTCAACCTTGCAGCCGGAGGCGGAGCGCGTAAAGAAGTCCGTTTCGGTCATCCGTCAGGCACACTGCGTGTCGGTGCAGCCGCCGAATGTCAGGACGGCCAATGGACGGCCACCAAAGCGGTCATGAGCCGTAGCGCACGCGTGATTATGGAAGGACAAGTCCGAGTGCCGGAAGATTGCTTTTAAGTTTTCAGACGGCCGCAGCATTAAACAAGGCCGTCTGAAAACCAAATAAGCAGATTTTAGTCGGGTAGCGATACCTGCAATGGAGATTAGGATTGGGCATGAAGCCTGACTAAACACCAAACCAAAGGCAAACTGGAAAGCTCTCAAATGTTTTTGCTCTTTTCAGACGGCCTGAAACCAAAAAAACAATCAAAAATTCAAAGGAGAAACACCATGTCCAACCAACTCATTCTTGTTCTGAACTGCGGCAGCTCTTCGCTCAAAGGCGCCGTTATCGACCGTAAAAGCGGTAATGTCCTCCTAAGCTGTCTCGGCGAACGTTTGGGTACGCCCGAAGCAGTCATTACGTTCAGCAAAGACGGTAAAAAATGCCAAACAGCCTTGACCGGCCGTAACGACCATGCCGGTGCCGTAGGTATGCTGTTGAAAGAGCTTGAAAAACACGGCCTGCACGACCGCATTAAAGCCATTGGCCACCGCATCGCACACGGCGGCGAAAAATACAGCGAATCTGTTTTGATCGACCAAGCGGTAATGGACGAACTCAATGCCTGCATTCCGCTCGCTCCGCTGCACAACCCTGCCAATATTAACGGTATTTTGGCTGCGCAAGAGCATTTCCCAGGCCTGCCCAATGTCGGCGTGATGGATACTTCGTTCCACCAAACCATGCCGGAGCGTGCCTACACTTATGCCGTTCCGCGTGAATTGCGTAAAAAATACGCTTTCCGCCGCTACGGTTTCCACGGTACCAGCATGCGTTACGTTGCCCCTGAGGCCGCACGGATTTTGGGCAAACCTCTGGAAGACATCCGCATGATTATTGCCCACTTAGGCAACGGCGCATCCATTACCGCCATCAAAAACGGCAAATCCGTTGACACCAGTATGGGCTTCACGCCGATCGAAGGTTTGGTAATGGGCACCCGTTGCGGCGACATCGATCCGGGTGTATACAGCTATCTGACTTCCCAAGCCGGATTGGATGTTGCCCAAGTTGATGAAATGCTGAACAAAAAATCAGGCTTGCTCGGTATTTCCGAACTCTCCAACGACTGCCGTTCTTTGGAAATCGCGGCGGATGAAGGCCATGAAGGCGCTCGTTTGGCCCTGGAAGTCATGACCTACCGCCTTGCCAAATACATTGCTTCGATGGCAGTGGCTTGTGGCGGCGTTGACGCACTCGTGTTTACCGGCGGTATCGGCGAAAACTCGCGCAACATCCGTGCCAAAACCGTTTCCTATCTTGATTTCTTGGGTCTGCACATCGACACCAAAGCCAACATGGACAAACGCTACGGCAACTCCGGTATCATCAGTCCGACAGGTTCTATGCCGGCTGTTTTGGTTGTGCCAACCAATGAAGAGCTGATGATTGCCCACGATACGGCGCAGTTGGCCGGCTTTTTGGAAGAAGTAGGCTAGGGCAGTGTAAACAAAAAAGTGCGGATTCATCATCCGCACTTTTTTAATTACAGCTTAATCAAGCCACTTGGGTTTGATGTTCGTCGCCGTTGCGCTCACGAACTGCGCCCAAACGGTAAACGGTTTCGCCTTGTTCGCTCAAGAATGCTTGTACCGCATCGGCATCTTCTTCGGCAATGATAACGACCATGCCGATACCGCAGTTGAATGTACGGTACATTTCTTGGGTTTCCACATTGCCTGCTTTTTGCAGCCATTGGAACAGTTTAGGCAATTCCCACGCTTTGGCATCGATTTGTGCGACGGTATTTTCAGGTAAAACGCGTGGTACGTTTTCGGTAATGCCGCCGCCGGTAATATGGGCCATACCTTTAATGGTGAATTTTTCCAAAGCGGCAAGGATAGGTTTCACATACAGGCGGGTAGGGGCGATGATGGCTTCGCGCAAGGTTTTGCCGTTGTCAAACTCCGCGTCCAAATCGGGATTGTCGCGTTCGATGATTTTGCGTACCAAAGAGTAGCCGTTGGAGTGTGCGCCGTTGGAAGCCAAGCCCAAAACAACGTCTCCGGCCTGAATGCTGCGGCCGTTGATGACGCGTTCTTTTTCAACTACACCGACGGCAAAACCGGCCAAGTCGTATTCGCCTTCGGGATACATGCCCGGCATTTCGGCAGTTTCACCGCCAATCAAAGCGCAACCGGATTCTTCGCAGCCTTGGGCAATGCCTTTAATCACATCAGTCGCGCGGGCAACATCCAGCTTGCCGCAAGCAAAATAGTCCAAGAAGAACAAAGGTTCAGCACCTTGAACCAAAATGTCGTTGACGCTCATGGCAACCAAATCGATACCGACGGTATCGTGTTTATCCCAGTCGAATGCCAGTTTCAGCTTGGTGCCGACGCCGTCCGTACCGGAAACCAATACCGGATTTTTGTATTTTTTGCCGATTTCGACCAAAGCGCCGAAACCGCCCAAATCACCCAACACTTCAGGGCGCATAGTACGCTTGGCAAAAGGTTTGATGTTTTCGACCAGTTGATCGCCTGCGTCGATATCCACGCCTGCGTCACGATAGCTCAAAGAAGTGCTCATTGGATTTCCTTATTCGGGTATGGGGGTAGATTGTCGGAGCGTATTTTATCTTAAATTGGAGGATTCAGGCTGAATTTTTTGGCATTATTGTCAACAATTTTTATTTTATCTTAATGGCCATCACGCATTCAGACGGCCTTTGTGAATCTGTTATACTGCTTATTGATTTTGAAAACCTTAAGCATCAACTGGGGAACACCTTTTATGTATCAAAAGAAAGCGCGCGGCGCAAAACCGTGGATTATTATGGCTTGCGTCATCGCAGCCTTTATTTGGCTTTTATATGCCTTGGTCGATGTTTTGACGCCGTTTATTGTGGCCGCCGTTTTGGCCTATGTTTTGAATCCCTTGGTCGAGTGGCTGCAATTGAAGCGTATCCGCCACGCGCCGGCCTCTATGATTATTATGGCGCTGGCTTTGCTAATATTGCTGTCGTTAGTACTGATTATCGTGCCTATGTTGTTGAACCAGTTTAATAATCTGGCCGAACGCCTGCCGCAAATCGTAGGCTTTGTTCAAAACAAACTACTACCGTGGCTCAACAGCATCAGCGGGGATTATATTCAAATTGATCAAGAATCAATCATCGCATGGTTGCAGTCGCATACGGATGAGTTGAGCAATACGCTCAAAGCATGGATTCCGACCTTGATGCGTCAAAGCGGCAACGTCATCAGCGGTGTCAGCAATTTGGTGTTGTTGCCTTTGTTGCTGTATTACTTCTTGTTGGATTGGAAACGCTGGTCTTCCGGAATCAGCAAATTGGTTCCACGCCGTTTTATCGAGACCTACACGCGTATCAGCGGCAATATGGATGAAGTTTTGGGCGAGTTTCTGCGCGGCCAGCTGATGGTTATGATGATTATGGGCTTGGTCTATGGCTTGGGCTTGATGTTGGTCGGTTTGGATTCCGGCTTTGCTATCGGTATGATTGCCGGTATTTTGGTATTTATTCCGTATTTGGGCGCATTTACCGGCCTTTTGCTGGCGACAATCGCCGCGCTTTTGCAATATGGCTCATGGCAGGGCTTATTGATGGTCTGGGCTGTATTCGGTGTCGGACAATTCTTGGAAAGCTTTTTCATTACGCCTAAAATCGTCGGCGACCGCATTGGTTTGTCGCCTTTCTGGGTGATTTTCTCGTTGATGGCTTTCGGACAACTGATGGGTTTTGTCGGTATGCTTGCCGGCTTGCCGCTTGCCGCCGTGACGCTGGTTTTACTACGTGAAGGTGCATCTGTCTATTTCGGCAGCCATTTCTACAAACATAAATAAATCGATAATATTAAGGCCGTCTGAAATCCAAGTTTCAGACGGCCATTGATAACAAAGGAAGTCTATATGTTAGCCATTATCGGCGGCAGCGGTTTGACCAAACTGCCAGAACTCGAAATTACCGAACGAAAAATCATACGCACTCCATACGGCTTAACCAGCAGCCCTATTTTGTTCGGCAGGTTGGGGCGCTTGGATATTGTTTTTCTTGCCCGACACGGCTTCAGCCATACCATCGCGCCGCATGAAATCAACTACCGCGCCAATATTTGGGCGTTACATTCTTTAGGCGTTGAAAACATTATTGCCATTTCTTCAGTCGTCGGTATCAACCCCGATTTTGAAAATGGCAGTTTAGTGTTGCCGGACGATTTGATCGACTATACCTATGGCCGCAAAGATACTTTTTTTGAAGGCCAAGAATGCCCTGTCGTCCATACCGATTTTTTCAACCCTTATTGCGATGAATTGCGACAAGAATTATTGAATATCACGAAAGCGCACAATGTGCCGATTTACGATTCCGCTGTTTATGGCTGCCTGCAAGGCCCGCGCCGTCCAACCCGCGCTGAAATCGCCCGTTATCGCCGTGACGGGGTAGATGTACTCGGTATGACCGGTATGCCTGAAGCCGTTTTGGCCAGGGAGTTGAAAATGGCCTATACCCACTTTTGCAGCGTCAGCAGCATTGATTGCTTTGATAGCGGAGTAGGGACTGAGGGCTGTAATGAACAGACTTCTATTGCGATGACGAAAATCCGACAATTATTGAATGGTTTGTAACTGATAATGCCGTCTGAAATAATGTTTTCAGACGGCATTGTTTTATTTAGGAAGCCGTTTCACGCGCCCAATGGGGCAGGGAGGCTTTTTGTTTGCGGAACGAGGCAAGTTGCATACCCCGACATTTTTCAAAAATCAATTCAACCCCGCTTTGCAGCTGTAAAATCAAATTGGTATGCGTTTCCGTTTTAATAAAATCGATATTGCGTTGTACCAAGCGTTGAATGACGGCATATACATCAAGGCAGCCATTTGCAAAAAACCACAGATTTAACTTTACCCAACGGCCGCCGCTTAATGCAGTATTAGGCTGAAAATCAGCACGAATCTGTGTCAGCCGATTATCGGAGAAATGCAGTTCAATATCGCCATAAAGCCAAATATTCCAGCCTTTTTGTACCAACAAGCCTTTAGGGACGCAATCAGGCGCAGGAAACATCTGCAAAATAGACTCTGCCGATTGTCCGATTTCCAGATAGTCAAACCGGCCGGTATACAAAAAATCATAAATATCAATGGCAATAGGAAAGTGGTAACGCATGGCAACAACCATAGAAAAGCAATTAACCAAGCTATCTTAAACTTAAAATATAATGAAATCAATTCTTATTACTATTTATCAATATAAGAAAGGCCGTCTGTTGTTCAGACGGCCTTGTAGCTTTGGCTTAAACCGATATTTTGGTTTACTCAGCCTTTAAATCAGCCACGCACTGCTTATCGCGTGCCTCAAAAGCTTCCGCGCCACCCAAGAGCTTGAGTTGCTCCATAGGGCTGATTTTACCGAAGTTTCGGATTTGCTCGTCAGAGAGTTTGCTTAAAGGCTGATCCCACATGCAGACACAATAGTCTTGAGCCAATTTCTCGTTTTGCGCATCCAAACCTTTTGCTTTCAAATCAGCTTGCCATTTTTCAGCAAAAGGAATGTTTTTCACGCAAGACTCCACCACATTTTGTTTCATCTGCGGCTTGTTCATGGCGCATTGTGAGAGCAGGGCGGTCAGAGCCAGCAAAGACAAAATAATCCATGCCCAAATGCGGATGGTGCGGATTTTTGCCTTGGCTTTTTTTCTGGCTGCCAGTTGCTCTTCAGACGGCCTTTCCGTTTGTTGCTCAGTCATGCAGGCTTTCCATGCGGATCATGGTGATCGGAGCATCCACGCAACTCAGTGCTTCAATCGCTGCGATAGCACGTTTGACGTTGTGTTCCACTGTGGTATGGGTCAGAATCACAATTTCGGCAGTACTTTGATTAATCACACCTTTTTGAATCAGAGCCTCGATAGAAACATTTTCTTTGGCCAAGAGTGCGGCAATTTGACCCAAAGTGCCCGGTTCGTCAGTTGCTTGAACGCGCAAATAGTAGCTGCTGGTGATTTCATCCATAGGCAGAATATTTTGCGCTTGAACTTGCGAAGGTTGGAATGCCAAGTGAGGGACACGATGGTCAGTCTCAGCTTCAATCAGGCGGGCAATATCAATGATATCGGCAACCACGGCAGAAGCCGTTGGCAATGCACCGGCGCCTGCACCATAATACAAGGTTTCACCAACCATATCGGCATTGACGCGGACAGCATTCATCACGCCGTTAACGTTAGCCAGCAGACGGCTTTCAGGAATCAGAGTAGGGTGTACGCGCAACTCGATGCCTTTGTCGGTTTTACGGGTAATACCCAACAACTTGATA includes these proteins:
- the acnD gene encoding Fe/S-dependent 2-methylisocitrate dehydratase AcnD; translated protein: MTANQRYRKALPGTDLEYYDARQACEDIKPGSYDKLPYTSRILAENLVNRADKVDLPTLQSWLGQLIEGKQEIDFPWYPARVVCHDILGQTALVDLAGLRDAIAEKGGDPSKVNPVVQTQLIVDHSLAVECGGYDPDAFRKNREIEDRRNEDRFHFINWTKTAFENVDVIPAGNGIMHQINLEKMSPVVQVKNGVAFPDTCVGTDSHTPHVDSLGVISVGVGGLEAETVMLGRASMMRLPDIVGVELTGKRQPGITATDIVLALTEFLRKERVVGAFVEFFGEGARSLSIGDRATISNMTPEFGATAAMFAIDEQTIDYLKLTGRDDAQVKLVETYAKTAGLWADALKTAVYPRVLKFDLSSVTRNMAGPSNPHARFATADLASKGLAKPYEEPSDGQMPDGAVIIAAITSCTNTSNPRNVVAAALLARNANRLGLKRKPWVKSSFAPGSKVAEIYLKEAGLLPEMEKLGFGIVAFACTTCNGMSGALDPKIQQEIIDRDLYATAVLSGNRNFDGRIHPYAKQAFLASPPLVVAYALAGSIRFDIENDVLGVADGKEIRLKDIWPTDEEIDAIVAEYVKPQQFRDVYIPMFDTGTAQKAPSPLYDWRPMSTYIRRPPYWEGALAGERTLSGMRPLAILPDNITTDHLSPSNAILASSAAGEYLAKMGLPEEDFNSYATHRGDHLTAQRATFANPKLFNEMVRNEDGSVRQGSLARVEPEGKTMRMWEAIETYMNRKQPLIIIAGADYGQGSSRDWAAKGVRLAGVEAIVAEGFERIHRTNLIGMGVLPLQFKPGTNRHTLQLDGTETYDVVGERTPRCDLTLVIHRKNGETVEVPVTCRLDTAEEVLVYEAGGVLQRFAQDFLEGNAA
- the prpF gene encoding 2-methylaconitate cis-trans isomerase PrpF, yielding MPQIKIPAVYYRGGTSKGIFFKRTDLPAAAQEAGEARDKILLRVLGSPDPYGKQIDGLGNASSSTSKAVILDKSERTDHDVDYLFGQVSIDKPFVDWSGNCGNLTAAVGAFAIEQGLVDKSKIPSDGLCTVKIWQKNIGKTIIAHVPMQNGAVLETGDFELDGVTFPAAEVQIEFLDPADGEGSMFPTGNLVDEIDVPNIGRLKATLINAGIPTIFLNAADLGYTGKELQDDINNDAAALEKFETIRAYGALKMGLISDVSEAATRAHTPKVAFVAPAADYTASSGKTVKAADIDLLVRALSMGKLHHAMMGTASVAIATAAAVPGTLVNLAAGGGARKEVRFGHPSGTLRVGAAAECQDGQWTATKAVMSRSARVIMEGQVRVPEDCF
- a CDS encoding acetate kinase gives rise to the protein MSNQLILVLNCGSSSLKGAVIDRKSGNVLLSCLGERLGTPEAVITFSKDGKKCQTALTGRNDHAGAVGMLLKELEKHGLHDRIKAIGHRIAHGGEKYSESVLIDQAVMDELNACIPLAPLHNPANINGILAAQEHFPGLPNVGVMDTSFHQTMPERAYTYAVPRELRKKYAFRRYGFHGTSMRYVAPEAARILGKPLEDIRMIIAHLGNGASITAIKNGKSVDTSMGFTPIEGLVMGTRCGDIDPGVYSYLTSQAGLDVAQVDEMLNKKSGLLGISELSNDCRSLEIAADEGHEGARLALEVMTYRLAKYIASMAVACGGVDALVFTGGIGENSRNIRAKTVSYLDFLGLHIDTKANMDKRYGNSGIISPTGSMPAVLVVPTNEELMIAHDTAQLAGFLEEVG
- the purM gene encoding phosphoribosylformylglycinamidine cyclo-ligase, whose translation is MSTSLSYRDAGVDIDAGDQLVENIKPFAKRTMRPEVLGDLGGFGALVEIGKKYKNPVLVSGTDGVGTKLKLAFDWDKHDTVGIDLVAMSVNDILVQGAEPLFFLDYFACGKLDVARATDVIKGIAQGCEESGCALIGGETAEMPGMYPEGEYDLAGFAVGVVEKERVINGRSIQAGDVVLGLASNGAHSNGYSLVRKIIERDNPDLDAEFDNGKTLREAIIAPTRLYVKPILAALEKFTIKGMAHITGGGITENVPRVLPENTVAQIDAKAWELPKLFQWLQKAGNVETQEMYRTFNCGIGMVVIIAEEDADAVQAFLSEQGETVYRLGAVRERNGDEHQTQVA
- a CDS encoding AI-2E family transporter — translated: MYQKKARGAKPWIIMACVIAAFIWLLYALVDVLTPFIVAAVLAYVLNPLVEWLQLKRIRHAPASMIIMALALLILLSLVLIIVPMLLNQFNNLAERLPQIVGFVQNKLLPWLNSISGDYIQIDQESIIAWLQSHTDELSNTLKAWIPTLMRQSGNVISGVSNLVLLPLLLYYFLLDWKRWSSGISKLVPRRFIETYTRISGNMDEVLGEFLRGQLMVMMIMGLVYGLGLMLVGLDSGFAIGMIAGILVFIPYLGAFTGLLLATIAALLQYGSWQGLLMVWAVFGVGQFLESFFITPKIVGDRIGLSPFWVIFSLMAFGQLMGFVGMLAGLPLAAVTLVLLREGASVYFGSHFYKHK
- a CDS encoding S-methyl-5'-thioinosine phosphorylase translates to MLAIIGGSGLTKLPELEITERKIIRTPYGLTSSPILFGRLGRLDIVFLARHGFSHTIAPHEINYRANIWALHSLGVENIIAISSVVGINPDFENGSLVLPDDLIDYTYGRKDTFFEGQECPVVHTDFFNPYCDELRQELLNITKAHNVPIYDSAVYGCLQGPRRPTRAEIARYRRDGVDVLGMTGMPEAVLARELKMAYTHFCSVSSIDCFDSGVGTEGCNEQTSIAMTKIRQLLNGL